The Candidatus Methylomirabilis sp. genomic sequence CTTCTACTACTACTTTGCGAGCAAGGAGGAGCTGGGCTTCGCGATCCTGGACTGGCAGACCAGCCGGTTTGCCGAGGGAGTCCTGCAGAAGGCGTTCGGGGACAAGCGGGATCCCCTGGACCAGATCCACGCGTACCTCGACCTCCTCCTCGAGCTGGCCCGGAAGAGCGGGTGCCGGGGAGGCTGTCCTGTGGGGAACCTGGCCCAGGAGCTGAGCGACACCCACGAGGGGTTCCGGCGGCGGTTAGACCGGGCCTTCGAGGCCTGGAGGGCATTCCTGGAGGGAGTGCTGCGCCGGGCCCGGACGGAGGGGCGCCTGCGCCGGGATGCCGACCCCGCCCGCCTCTCGCGGTTCCTCCTGGCGGGGATCGAGGGGGCCATCCTCCTGGCCAAGGTTAGGAAGGACCCCGACGTCCTGGCCGACTGCTTCGGCGAGCTGAGGGCCCACCTCGCCGCATGGACGGTAGCGGGTCAGCGCCGGCTACTCCCGGCCGCCCCCACCACCCCTGCATCATTCGGCGCCAGACGGCGTCTAAAAGCTGTGAGGCCATCATGAAGACGACAAATCGTCGCACCAACCGAACGGCACGCGGCCGCTTCCGGACCACCCAGCCTGAGCGGAGAACTCCCGCCGAAGGCCACCCGCTTCGCAGGCTGGGCCGCCCGCACCGACCCCCGACCCGGGGCTCCCAGGGCGGGGCCCGCGCCGGCCGTCCCGGGCCCGCCGGACCGCCGGTCCCGGAGAGGCCGCGGGAGATCCCGACCATCGTGGAGTATAGCGCCACCAAGCGCCCGGCCAACAACTACCCGAAGCGGATCGTCTCCCCCCCTAGACCCAAGACCTGCTGCGTGAGGGGGATGGAGGACCTGGGGAAGCCCCGCCGGGAGGCCGGCTGGTTCTATGTGTACAAGCGGTGCCGGACGTGCGGCTTTACGGTCCGCTCCATCGTCCGCCGGGACCCCGCCGCCGCCAAGTTGCCGGTCAGGGCCGCCTTCAACTAATACTCAATAGTGAGGCCGTGATGCGAGCCCACCTGATCCCTCTCGCGTCGGAGGCAGCCCCCCGGCCGACGGCCGGTGCTCCCTCTTCGGACGGCGCCCTCCTGGACGCCTATTCGCGCGCCGTAGTGTCGGCCGTGGAGCGGGTCACCCCGGCGGTTGTATCCCTGGAAGTCCGCCGGGCCGGCCCCGGGAACCCCGGGGGCGGCGGCTCCGGCGTCCTCTTCACCCCGGACGGCTTCGCCCTGACCAACAGCCACGTGGTCCACGGGGCTACGGCCGCCGCGGTGACCCTGAGCGATGGCCGGCGCCTCCCGGCGGCGGTGGTGGGGGATGATCCCGGGACGGA encodes the following:
- a CDS encoding TetR family transcriptional regulator C-terminal domain-containing protein, translated to MTARTARAKREQIIDAAARLIHLRGYRSTSIEEILRATGIGKGNFYYYFASKEELGFAILDWQTSRFAEGVLQKAFGDKRDPLDQIHAYLDLLLELARKSGCRGGCPVGNLAQELSDTHEGFRRRLDRAFEAWRAFLEGVLRRARTEGRLRRDADPARLSRFLLAGIEGAILLAKVRKDPDVLADCFGELRAHLAAWTVAGQRRLLPAAPTTPASFGARRRLKAVRPS